A window from Bacteroidia bacterium encodes these proteins:
- a CDS encoding transglycosylase SLT domain-containing protein — MNNNKPILAFVLLLFSLLIFSLFNFSSHKDDKLYSDLFNNNYRIFSVQLPEKLDFCGEHVPLHSFDVRERLDREMLVNVYWQSQTLLFHKRAARWFPVIEPILKKNGVPEDFKYLSLIESGFVNVVSPSDAVGFWQFLEETGKRHGLEVSPEVDERYSVEASTEAACKYLVEAKQKLGSWTMAAASYNMGVSGIRKHIEYQGNQNYYDLMLNMETSRYVFRILAIKEIMEHPKKYGFFIRKKDLYPPIKTKKLAVDSSISDLASFAKSQSVSYKILKLFNPWLRDKTLTNKTGKVYSIQLPLPGYENYDDLLDEVESRAIDSAYAIDYEELMGPQRDEFATLKVHKVKSGETVESIARMYDCEPSQIRERNKLKPSEQPAVHTELIIAC; from the coding sequence ATGAATAACAATAAGCCCATTTTGGCCTTTGTTTTATTGCTTTTTTCTTTGCTTATATTTTCCTTGTTTAATTTTTCATCTCACAAGGACGATAAGCTATACAGCGATTTATTTAATAATAACTACCGTATATTTTCAGTTCAACTTCCGGAAAAACTGGATTTTTGTGGAGAGCATGTTCCTTTGCATAGTTTTGATGTTCGTGAAAGGTTGGATAGAGAAATGTTGGTTAATGTTTACTGGCAATCTCAGACTTTGTTATTTCATAAGCGCGCGGCCAGGTGGTTTCCGGTTATTGAACCTATCTTAAAGAAAAACGGGGTTCCGGAGGATTTTAAGTATCTTTCTTTAATTGAAAGCGGATTTGTTAATGTGGTTTCACCTTCTGATGCAGTGGGATTTTGGCAATTTTTAGAAGAAACAGGAAAAAGGCATGGTTTGGAAGTGAGTCCGGAAGTAGATGAGCGTTACAGCGTTGAAGCTTCTACAGAGGCAGCCTGCAAATATCTAGTAGAAGCCAAGCAAAAGTTAGGATCCTGGACTATGGCCGCAGCTTCTTATAATATGGGAGTGAGCGGAATTCGTAAACATATAGAATATCAAGGGAATCAGAATTATTACGACTTGATGTTGAACATGGAAACCTCCCGTTATGTTTTTCGAATTTTGGCGATAAAGGAAATTATGGAACATCCGAAGAAGTATGGCTTTTTTATTCGGAAAAAGGATCTTTATCCTCCAATCAAGACCAAGAAATTAGCCGTTGATTCAAGCATAAGTGACTTAGCAAGTTTTGCAAAGTCACAATCAGTTAGTTACAAAATACTTAAGTTGTTTAATCCTTGGTTACGCGATAAGACCTTAACGAATAAAACAGGTAAGGTTTATTCGATACAACTACCATTACCGGGTTATGAAAATTACGATGATTTATTGGATGAAGTTGAATCAAGGGCCATCGATTCTGCCTATGCGATTGATTATGAAGAATTAATGGGGCCTCAACGGGATGAATTTGCTACCTTAAAGGTTCACAAGGTAAAATCAGGAGAAACTGTTGAATCCATAGCTAGAATGTATGATTGTGAGCCAAGTCAAATTCGGGAAAGAAATAAGCTTAAACCTTCTGAGCAGCCGGCAGTCCATACTGAACTTATTATTGCTTGCTAA
- the rfbC gene encoding dTDP-4-dehydrorhamnose 3,5-epimerase gives MEIIKTEIEGAFIIKHDVFGDSRGFFMESHNQQKFLEMGINDVFVQDNLSMSKKGVVRGLHFQLPPYSQTKLVRVITGAVIDVIVDLRKGSKTYGKHVKVELSEENKLSLYVPPSFAHGFTCLKDDTIFSYKCSNYYNKESERTIQWNDSTLNIDWETSNPIFSDKDKVGLSFENFSSPF, from the coding sequence ATGGAAATTATTAAAACCGAAATTGAAGGTGCGTTTATCATCAAGCACGATGTTTTTGGAGATTCGAGAGGTTTTTTCATGGAATCTCATAACCAACAGAAGTTTTTGGAAATGGGTATCAACGATGTTTTTGTTCAAGACAATTTGTCCATGTCCAAAAAAGGAGTGGTTCGTGGCTTGCATTTTCAATTGCCGCCTTACAGTCAAACCAAGTTGGTAAGAGTAATAACCGGTGCAGTAATTGATGTAATTGTTGATTTGAGAAAAGGCTCAAAGACCTACGGAAAACATGTGAAGGTTGAGCTTAGCGAGGAGAATAAGTTGTCGTTGTATGTGCCACCATCGTTTGCTCATGGTTTTACTTGTTTGAAGGATGATACCATTTTTTCATACAAATGTTCGAATTATTATAACAAGGAATCAGAACGTACAATTCAGTGGAATGACTCCACATTAAACATAGATTGGGAAACAAGCAATCCTATCTTTTCTGACAAGGATAAGGTGGGATTATCATTTGAGAATTTTAGCAGTCCGTTTTAG
- a CDS encoding undecaprenyl/decaprenyl-phosphate alpha-N-acetylglucosaminyl 1-phosphate transferase: MTRDTYTIVIYIGYFFLAGIFSFLVNGLFLQFASNLGMRNNSDHLIRWSSTTKPALGGVSFFILFLLSIASYSIFFEENKLLYNPKFLGFLAASVLGFLIGLADDAYNTKPILKLGGQLACAVILVISGNKIVFFGNEILDIGLTFFWIIGLMNSINMLDNMDGITSTVSISIILSSLFILLWKNDLYNPDIILLEGVLCALIGFLFYNWNPSKMYMGDTGSQFLGVFLAAIGINYFWMGHEAQGYRIQTKQFIEPLLIFMIPIIDTTIVTVNRLLRGQSPMVGGRDHTTHHLSYMGLTDRQVALTFFGLSFISFLGLMMIEFFITDWGYTQLIVFFLYFLGLLGTMFYITKRYKQPTKK, translated from the coding sequence TTGACTAGAGATACTTATACCATCGTTATTTACATTGGATATTTCTTTCTTGCCGGAATTTTTTCATTCTTGGTGAATGGATTGTTTCTGCAATTTGCTTCCAATTTAGGGATGAGGAATAATTCTGATCACCTTATCAGATGGAGTTCTACGACGAAACCTGCACTTGGAGGTGTTTCATTTTTTATCTTGTTTTTATTGTCTATTGCTTCTTATTCTATCTTTTTTGAAGAGAATAAATTGCTATATAATCCTAAGTTTCTTGGTTTTTTAGCGGCATCGGTATTGGGGTTTTTAATAGGTTTAGCGGATGATGCCTACAATACCAAACCTATTTTAAAGTTGGGTGGACAATTAGCTTGTGCGGTAATTTTGGTGATTAGCGGTAATAAAATTGTCTTCTTTGGAAACGAGATTTTAGATATAGGATTGACATTTTTTTGGATAATCGGGCTTATGAATTCCATCAATATGTTGGATAATATGGATGGTATAACTTCAACGGTTTCCATTAGTATCATCTTGTCTTCATTGTTCATTTTGCTTTGGAAGAACGATTTATACAATCCTGATATTATTTTGTTGGAAGGGGTATTGTGTGCCTTAATTGGATTTCTGTTTTATAACTGGAATCCCTCAAAAATGTATATGGGCGATACCGGAAGTCAGTTTCTAGGCGTATTTCTGGCTGCTATTGGAATTAACTATTTTTGGATGGGACATGAAGCTCAGGGATATCGAATTCAAACCAAGCAGTTTATTGAGCCATTGTTAATTTTTATGATTCCCATTATTGATACTACCATTGTAACAGTTAACAGACTTCTTAGAGGTCAATCTCCAATGGTTGGAGGACGGGATCATACAACCCATCATTTGTCATACATGGGATTAACCGACAGGCAAGTGGCCCTAACTTTTTTCGGATTATCATTTATTTCCTTCTTAGGCTTAATGATGATTGAGTTCTTCATTACCGACTGGGGATATACCCAACTAATAGTTTTCTTCCTATATTTCTTAGGCCTGCTTGGTACAATGTTTTACATTACCAAACGTTATAAACAACCCACCAAGAAATAG
- a CDS encoding polysaccharide biosynthesis tyrosine autokinase, with protein MAPPKKISYFNDNFDLGLFLLISKKSLLWILLFFLFCTTIAFIYLRYTEPVYETKAIIQLNSSQTTTKLLQVSNFYDESIYKEIELLKSSEFLLRAVSSLDLDISYYKKGTVLNYEVYKSCPFRVGYRLKNGDIYNLPIYLEFFQDRTVEVKYRVGDVQYNTRVPIKDSIDVKHLKFKLEFSNLNRILEMQNDGNQYFFELNNPNLKMANISTPLTVEVLNEVAKTIRISFRGKNPEKTADMVNAIANDFISYDVENKEKSADNVLRFLDDQLALLYDKLMETEEQLNQFRTQYGIVDEGENGAGRTPIPINSKSLEYLNKIDDINDAILSLEFDIDLLVKVKNEIGSNLESVDVSKALTGISLAKLQYSFTNQLQTLNQLQQEREKLLFDVTANNDLIRRLDYQIKIQNKLILDGIDNAIKLGDKQKSDLKSKYKVYQEKIRLEKDTTQSLDYDAIEYSKLNRIYTVTETFYNDLVTKKAEYSITKAGYTPNNRLLERAIIPEVPISPDKKVVILAAMVASILLSVFLITIRYLLYNDITTINDIIRYTQTPILGMVPKYKKEIPNSQLLVDKSPKSGISEAFRSLRTNLQYISNQPGSKIISITSTVSGEGKTFIAINLGGIIAYAGKKVIIIDTDMRKPKIHLGFDVANLKGMSTILIGKDSYKDCIQSSSLENLDFITAGPIPPNPSELIISTNFTNLLKTLKEEYDVIIIDNPPVGIVTDGISNILLADYPIYVVRSNYSKKAFIGNIERLVNENNVKPLSIVLNSVDTSRASYGYGYGYGYGYGYGYGYGYGYGYGYGYGGGYGYYEESQSSKDKEEGFFKGLFNKKNNKENSSE; from the coding sequence ATGGCGCCTCCAAAGAAAATTTCTTATTTCAATGATAATTTCGATTTAGGATTATTTCTGCTTATTTCGAAGAAGAGTTTGTTATGGATTTTGCTGTTTTTCTTGTTTTGTACCACCATAGCCTTCATTTATTTGAGGTATACGGAACCGGTATATGAAACCAAAGCCATCATTCAGCTTAATTCGAGTCAAACAACGACCAAGCTATTGCAGGTCTCGAACTTTTATGATGAGAGTATTTATAAAGAGATAGAGTTATTAAAATCTTCGGAGTTTCTGTTAAGGGCCGTTTCCAGTTTGGATTTGGATATTTCTTATTACAAAAAGGGCACTGTTTTGAATTATGAGGTTTATAAATCATGTCCATTCAGGGTGGGATACCGATTAAAGAATGGAGATATTTATAATCTACCAATTTATTTGGAATTTTTTCAGGACAGAACGGTAGAGGTTAAATACCGGGTTGGTGATGTTCAATACAATACCAGGGTTCCGATTAAGGATAGTATTGATGTAAAGCATTTGAAATTCAAGCTTGAGTTTTCGAATTTGAATCGCATTTTAGAAATGCAGAATGATGGCAATCAGTACTTTTTTGAGTTAAACAATCCGAATTTAAAAATGGCGAATATTTCCACTCCATTAACGGTGGAAGTTTTAAACGAGGTAGCAAAAACTATTCGAATTTCATTTAGGGGTAAGAATCCTGAAAAGACAGCGGATATGGTGAATGCCATTGCCAATGATTTTATTTCATACGATGTAGAGAACAAAGAAAAAAGTGCAGATAATGTTTTAAGGTTTTTGGATGATCAATTGGCTTTGTTGTATGACAAGTTAATGGAGACCGAAGAGCAATTGAATCAATTTAGAACCCAGTATGGGATAGTGGATGAAGGTGAGAATGGTGCCGGACGCACACCCATACCAATTAATTCGAAAAGTTTAGAATACCTGAATAAGATTGACGATATCAATGATGCAATCTTGAGTTTAGAGTTTGATATTGATTTATTGGTAAAGGTTAAAAATGAAATTGGTTCTAATTTAGAATCGGTGGATGTTAGCAAAGCTTTAACAGGCATTTCTTTGGCAAAATTGCAATATTCATTTACTAATCAGCTTCAAACCTTAAATCAATTGCAACAGGAGCGTGAAAAGTTGCTGTTTGATGTTACGGCCAATAACGATCTTATCAGGCGATTGGATTATCAAATAAAGATTCAAAACAAACTGATTCTGGATGGTATAGATAATGCGATTAAACTGGGAGATAAGCAAAAGTCTGATTTGAAGTCTAAGTACAAAGTATACCAGGAGAAAATCAGGTTAGAGAAAGACACAACTCAGAGTTTGGATTATGATGCGATAGAGTATTCAAAACTAAACCGAATTTACACTGTAACAGAAACCTTTTATAATGATTTGGTAACTAAAAAGGCTGAATATTCAATTACAAAAGCCGGATATACACCAAACAATCGCTTGTTAGAACGGGCAATTATTCCGGAGGTACCTATTTCGCCCGACAAGAAGGTAGTGATACTTGCAGCCATGGTAGCATCCATATTGTTAAGTGTATTTTTGATTACGATTCGATATTTGTTGTACAATGATATTACCACCATTAACGATATAATTCGGTACACCCAAACTCCGATTTTGGGGATGGTGCCGAAGTATAAAAAGGAAATTCCCAACTCTCAATTATTGGTGGATAAAAGTCCAAAGTCGGGAATTTCGGAGGCATTTAGGTCGCTGCGAACCAATTTGCAATACATATCCAATCAACCCGGGTCAAAGATTATTTCCATTACTTCGACAGTATCGGGAGAGGGGAAAACTTTTATAGCTATTAATTTGGGTGGAATTATAGCCTATGCAGGGAAGAAGGTAATTATTATCGATACGGATATGCGTAAACCTAAGATTCACCTTGGATTTGACGTTGCCAACTTAAAAGGGATGAGTACCATTTTAATTGGAAAGGATTCGTATAAAGATTGCATACAATCAAGTAGTTTAGAGAATCTGGATTTTATTACGGCAGGGCCTATACCACCAAACCCTTCCGAGTTAATTATTTCAACCAATTTTACGAATCTTCTTAAAACTCTGAAGGAAGAATACGACGTAATTATTATTGATAACCCACCGGTTGGAATAGTAACCGATGGTATTTCAAATATTTTGTTGGCAGATTATCCTATTTATGTGGTTAGGTCGAATTATTCTAAGAAAGCATTTATTGGGAATATTGAGCGTTTGGTCAATGAGAATAATGTGAAGCCATTGAGTATTGTATTAAACAGTGTAGATACATCCCGTGCTTCGTACGGTTATGGGTATGGTTATGGGTATGGTTATGGCTACGGTTATGGGTATGGTTATGGTTATGGGTATGGCTATGGATATGGAGGAGGTTATGGTTACTATGAAGAAAGCCAAAGCAGTAAGGATAAAGAAGAGGGCTTTTTTAAAGGACTTTTCAATAAGAAGAATAACAAGGAAAATTCAAGTGAATAG
- a CDS encoding tetratricopeptide repeat protein translates to MRTYTSIKSYLFVAVVFLLTGWEAKAQQKEKDSDGNEVVMDMRARQELIAFMDACKERSLGNKEEAARKFYEVLSVNPKNGVARYELAKLIEEKGLHAESLALIDQALDTDPQNVFYLDFKGDLLGKLGKLKESIKVYEKIIKIQPSNLEVLYKIADSWLVSGSYEKAIEGYNKVEAIVGVDEQLSIQKEKIWLQLNKLDKAEFEIRQLIDAYPGEVRYYTILAELYRANNLPDKAFEVYQKVEKIAPEDAYLNMQLADYYRIKGEKEKSFSYLKKAFANKNLDIDTKMKVLISYYTLTEKNPILKGQAYELLEVLTATHPTDAKSYAVYGDFLVRDDRFAEARTQFSKCLQLDKKRYPVWSQYFVILNQLGQTDSLVAAAAEAIELFPVESFSYLMKGVAELQLKRPKQAIETLQSGKSLVFEKPELGQFWTSMGDAYNELAEHSKSDSCYIQALKLDPNNANVLNNFSYYLSLRKMDLEKAKEMSQKSNELEPNNSSYQDTYGWILFQLGDYSNAKIWIEKAIGNGGENNGTLLEHLGDVESKLGNASRAVELWQKAKSTGEHSDWIDKKIKEGKYFDK, encoded by the coding sequence TTGAGAACATATACTAGCATAAAATCTTACCTATTTGTTGCAGTTGTATTTCTGTTGACAGGATGGGAAGCCAAAGCACAACAGAAAGAGAAAGATTCTGATGGGAATGAAGTTGTAATGGATATGCGTGCCCGACAGGAGCTTATTGCCTTTATGGATGCCTGCAAGGAAAGGTCTTTAGGGAATAAGGAAGAAGCTGCAAGGAAGTTTTATGAGGTATTAAGTGTTAATCCTAAAAACGGGGTTGCGAGGTATGAATTGGCGAAGTTAATAGAAGAGAAAGGCTTGCACGCTGAATCTTTGGCATTAATTGACCAGGCATTGGATACCGATCCTCAGAATGTATTTTACTTGGATTTTAAAGGTGATTTGCTAGGTAAGTTGGGTAAATTGAAAGAGTCAATCAAGGTATATGAGAAAATAATTAAGATTCAGCCAAGTAATTTGGAAGTGCTTTATAAAATTGCTGATTCTTGGTTGGTATCAGGTAGTTATGAAAAGGCAATCGAAGGATACAACAAGGTGGAAGCCATCGTTGGAGTTGATGAGCAACTCAGTATTCAGAAGGAAAAAATTTGGTTGCAACTGAATAAATTGGATAAGGCAGAGTTTGAAATTCGCCAATTAATTGATGCGTATCCCGGGGAAGTAAGGTATTATACTATTTTGGCCGAGCTATACAGGGCCAATAATTTGCCGGATAAGGCCTTTGAGGTTTATCAGAAGGTTGAGAAAATTGCACCTGAAGATGCCTATCTTAATATGCAATTGGCCGATTATTATCGAATTAAGGGCGAAAAGGAGAAGTCGTTTTCATATTTGAAAAAGGCATTTGCTAATAAGAACCTAGATATCGATACCAAAATGAAAGTTTTGATATCATATTATACCCTTACCGAAAAGAACCCTATTTTAAAAGGTCAAGCTTATGAATTGTTGGAGGTGTTAACTGCCACCCATCCAACCGATGCCAAATCTTATGCTGTTTATGGGGATTTTTTAGTGAGGGATGACCGATTTGCGGAGGCCAGGACCCAATTTTCGAAATGTTTGCAACTTGATAAAAAAAGGTATCCTGTTTGGAGTCAGTATTTTGTAATTCTAAACCAATTGGGGCAAACTGATTCCTTGGTTGCCGCTGCAGCAGAAGCCATTGAGTTATTTCCTGTAGAATCGTTTAGTTATTTAATGAAGGGTGTGGCAGAGCTTCAATTAAAGCGACCTAAGCAAGCAATAGAAACTTTACAATCAGGAAAATCTCTGGTGTTTGAAAAGCCTGAACTTGGGCAATTTTGGACCAGTATGGGAGATGCCTATAATGAATTGGCTGAACATAGTAAGAGTGATAGTTGTTATATTCAAGCTTTAAAATTGGATCCCAATAATGCCAATGTATTAAATAACTTTAGTTATTACCTGTCGTTGCGAAAAATGGATTTGGAAAAGGCTAAGGAGATGTCGCAAAAGTCAAATGAATTGGAACCAAACAATTCATCATACCAAGACACTTATGGTTGGATTTTATTTCAGTTGGGTGATTATTCCAATGCAAAAATTTGGATTGAGAAAGCGATAGGAAATGGGGGGGAGAACAATGGTACTTTGTTAGAACATTTGGGCGATGTGGAATCCAAACTGGGAAATGCTTCAAGAGCAGTTGAGTTATGGCAAAAGGCCAAAAGTACCGGAGAGCATTCGGATTGGATAGACAAAAAAATAAAAGAAGGAAAATACTTCGATAAGTAA